A region of Gracilinanus agilis isolate LMUSP501 chromosome 3, AgileGrace, whole genome shotgun sequence DNA encodes the following proteins:
- the ZBED1 gene encoding E3 SUMO-protein ligase ZBED1, which produces MENKSLESSPSDLKLVAHPRAKSKVWKYFGFDTNAEGCILQWKKIYCRICMAQIAYSGNTSNLSYHLEKNHPDEFCEFVKSNTEQMREAFATAFSKLKPESSQQVVQDTLIMKTSHSYENKKHQELTSAVISLICEGMYPSSIVDEPTFKTLLKTADPRYELPSRKFFCTKAIPEKYNAIREIVLKELTDILWCGISTDIWRSQNQNRSYVTLAVHFLNSSSSHCLTVNSRCLKTFEVPEENTAETITRVLYEIFIEWGINTKVFGATTDYGKDIVKACSLLDIPVQMPCLGQTFNAGIQQAFQLPKLGSLLTRCRKLVEYFQQSTVAMYMLSEKQKQQNIMHCMLVSDRVSWWGSTLAMLQRLKEQQFIIAAVLVEDSNNHHLMLETSEWNTIEGLVDLLHPFKQVAEMMSASKYPTISMVKPLLHMLLNTTLNIKENDSKEISMAKEVIAKELSTTYQETPEIDMFLNVATFLDPRYKKLPFLSAFERQQVENRVVEEAKSLLEKVKENSFRPEEKLFSLSEEPPVKKMIISSTPPPTSAINNMLAEIFCQTGGVEDQEEWHAQIVEELSNFKSQKVLGLNEDPLKWWSDRLALFPVLPKVLQKYWCILATRVFPERLFGSSANVVSAKRNRLAPAHVDEQIFLYENTRNGSEAEPEDEDEGEWGLEQEQIYTLSDTVNVSNNFFNIRDSGFI; this is translated from the coding sequence ATGGAGAATAAAAGCTTAGAAAGTTCACCATCAGACCTAAAATTAGTGGCTCACCCAAGAGCAAAAAGCAAAGTATGGAAATACTTCGGTTTCGATACCAATGCAGAAGGATGCATATTGCAGTGGAAGAAGATCTACTGCCGCATTTGCATGGCACAGATTGCCTATTCAGGAAACACTTCCAACCTTTCATACCACCTGGAGAAAAATCATCCAGATGAATTTTGCGAATTTGTAAAGAGTAACACTGAACAGATGAGGGAGGCCTTTGCTACTGCCTTTTCGAAACTGAAGCCAGAGTCCTCACAGCAGGTTGTTCAGGACACTTTAATCATGAAGACCAGCCACAGCTATGAAAACAAAAAGCACCAGGAGCTGACTTCTGCTGTGATTAGCCTAATTTGTGAGGGCATGTATCCTTCTTCCATAGTGGATGAGCCGACATTTAAGACTCTTTTAAAAACAGCGGATCCAAGATATGAACTTCCTAGCAGAAAATTTTTCTGCACAAAAGCAATTCCTGAAAAGTACAATGCAATTAGAGAAATAGTCTTGAAGGAACTGACTGACATTTTGTGGTGTGGAATATCCACTGATATTTGGAGAAGCCAAAACCAGAATAGGTCTTATGTGACCCTTGCAGTTCATTTCCTCAATAGCAGCTCTTCTCATTGTTTGACTGTTAACTCACGATGCTTAAAAACATTTGAGGTCCCTGAAGAAAACACTGCAGAGACAATTACCAGAGTCCTTTATGAGATCTTCATCGAGTGGGGGATCAACACAAAAGTCTTTGGTGCTACAACAGATTATGGCAAAGATATCGTGAAAGCTTGCTCACTTCTAGATATTCCAGTTCAGATGCCTTGTTTGGGTCAGACTTTCAATGCAGGAATACAACAAGCTTTCCAGCTCCCTAAGCTGGGTAGTCTCTTGACAAGGTGCCGGAAACTGGTGGAGTATTTTCAGCAATCTACAGTAGCCATGTACATGTTAAGTGAGAAACAGAAGCAGCAGAACATCATGCACTGCATGCTGGTGAGCGATCGTGTCTCCTGGTGGGGAAGCACACTTGCCATGTTGCAGCGACTAAAAGAGCAGCAGTTTATCATTGCAGCTGTTTTAGTAGAGGATAGCAATAACCATCACCTTATGTTGGAGACCAGTGAATGGAACACCATTGAGGGGCTGGTGGACCTGCTTCATCCCTTTAAACAAGTAGCTGAGATGATGTCTGCATCCAAGTATCCCACAATAAGTATGGTAAAACCCCTCCTTCATATGCTTCTCAACACAACTCTGAACATCAAAGAAAATGATTCGAAAGAAATCAGTATGGCGAAGGAAGTGATAGCCAAAGAGTTATCAACAACATACCAGGAGACCCCTGAGATAGACATGTTCCTTAATGTGGCAACGTTCCTGGATCCTAGGTATAAGAAACTGCCATTCCTTTCTGCATTTGAACGGCAGCAGGTTGAAAACAGAGTTGTAGAAGAAGCAAAAAGTCTtttggaaaaagtaaaagaaaatagtttcagGCCTGAAGAAAAGCTCTTTTCACTATCTGAAGAACCACCagtaaaaaaaatgatcatttcttcTACCCCACCCCCAACTAGTGCAATTAATAACATGTTGGCAGAAATCTTCTGCCAAACAGGTGGTGTGGAAGATCAAGAAGAGTGGCATGCCCAGATTGTGGAGGAATTGAGCAACTTTAAATCTCAAAAAGTACTTGGCCTAAATGAAGATCCTCTTAAGTGGTGGTCTGACCGATTGGCTTTGTTTCCTGTCTTACCAAAGGTACTTCAGAAGTATTGGTGTATTTTAGCTACAAGGGTCTTCCCTGAACGACTTTTTGGTTCGTCTGCCAATGTTGTAAGTGCTAAGAGGAACAGACTCGCTCCAGCTCATGTGGATGAGCaaatttttttatatgaaaacaCTCGAAATGGGTCTGAAGCTGAACCTGAAGATGAGGATGAGGGAGAATGGGGTTTGGAACAGGAACAGATTTATACTTTAAGTGACACAGTTAATGTAAGCAACAATTTCTTTAATATAAGAGACAGTGGATTCATCTGA